One window of Pelmatolapia mariae isolate MD_Pm_ZW linkage group LG18, Pm_UMD_F_2, whole genome shotgun sequence genomic DNA carries:
- the pcmtd1 gene encoding protein-L-isoaspartate O-methyltransferase domain-containing protein 1, with amino-acid sequence MGGAVSAGEDNDDLIDNLKEAQYIRTEKVEQAFRAIDRGDYYLDGYRDNAYKDLAWKHGNIHLSAPCIYSEVMEALKLQPGLSFLNLGSGTGYLSTMVGLIIGPFGVNHGVELHKDVVEYAREKLDDFIKNSDSFDKFEFCEPVFVVGNCLEISTDSHQYDRIYCGAGVQKDHENYMKVLLKIGGILVMPIEDQLTQITRTGQSTWESKNILAVSFAPLVQQSRADGEKPDTVHLPPVTVRSLQDLSRIYIRRTLRNLANEDSQGKGTTQRVPQKRKRRRCRRRRINTYVFVGNQLIPRMVESEEEEHTEEEHKEVEEEEDRDIGDIEILKQVNMLRDQIMALPLPESLKAYLLYYREK; translated from the exons ATGGGGGGAGCTGTGAGCGCCGGAGAGGACAATGATGACCTAATTGATAACCTGAAGGAGGCTCAGTATATCCGCACAGAAAAAGTCGAGCAGGCTTTTCGGGCCATAGACCGCGGTGACTACTATTTGGACGGCTATCGGGACAATGCCTACAAAGATTTGGCCTGGAAGCATGGCAACATACACCTGTCTGCTCCGTGTATATACTCCGAGGTGATGGAGGCACTGAAACTGCAGCCGGGACTTTCTTTCCTCAATCTGGGCAGTGGAACCGGCTACCTGAGCACAATGGTTGGCCTCATCATAG GGCCATTTGGTGTAAACCATGGAGTTGAGCTCCACAAAGATGTCGTTGAATATGCCAGAGAGAAACTGGATGACTTCATAAAGAATAGCGACAGCTTTGATAA GTTTGAGTTCTGTGAACCTGTCTTTGTGGTGGGGAATTGCCTTGAAATCTCCACAGACAGCCACCAGTACGATCGCATTTATTGTGGCGCTGGAGTGCAAAAGGACCATGAAAATTACATGAAAGTACTGCTCAAAATTGGAGGCATTCTGGTGATGCCTATAGAGGATCAG CTGACCCAGATAACCAGGACTGGCCAGAGCACGTGGGAAAGCAAAAACATCTTGGCGGTGTCCTTTGCCCCCTTGGTCCAGCAGAGCAGAGCTGATGGAGAGAAGCCCGACACTGTCCATCTGC CCCCAGTGACTGTCCGCAGCCTTCAGGATCTCTCTCGGATCTACATACGCCGCACTCTCCGAAACCTGGCCAACGAGGACAGCCAGGGCAAGGGGACGACGCAGAGAGTCCCCCAGAAGCGCAAACGCAGGCGCTGTCGCAGGCGACGCATCAACACTTACGTTTTTGTAGGCAACCAGCTGATCCCGCGGATGGTGGAGAGCGAAGAGGAGGAGCACACCGAGGAAGAACAcaaagaggtggaggaagaggaggacagagacATTGGCGACATTGAAATCCTCAAGCAAGTGAACATGTTGAGAGACCAAATAATGGCTTTACCGCTGCCTGAGTCACTGAAGGCATATTTGCTGTATTACAGAGAGAAATGA